The genomic window CCCATAAATAGGGTTGGGGCAAAAATACCACCAACACCACCAGCTCCAAAAGTAAGCGAGCTAGCAATAATTTTAAAGAGCATGAGCGCTAGAAGAAGCAAAACTACATTCCAAATATTTGATAAGTCTAAGTTGAATATGTTGTTTTCTAAAGCTTTTTCGGGATTCCCGGCAATTAGATTATTAATAACGTCGAAACCTTCACCGTATAAGGGCGGAATTAAATATACCAATAAACCAATACCTACACCACCAACTAATAGTTTTTTAATAGGAGAATCTAGAGTGTGGAAAAACTTATGAATACGATCGTAAACTTCGGTAAAATATATAGATATAAATGCTGCAATAATTCCTAAAAGAATATAGAAAGGTGCATCGGCAAGATAGAATTTATCTTCAATTCTAAAAGGGAGTAATACATCGTCTCCAAAGAAAAACTGGGATGTTAAAATAGCCGAAAGCGAAGCGAGTAATAATGGAAGCATAGAAGCTATGGTTAAATCTAAACTAAAGACTTCAATAGCAAAAATAATAGCGGCTATGGGTGCTTTAAAAATAGAACTCATGGCTCCAGCAGCAGCACAACCAACAAGTAAAGTTCTCGTGGTTTGGTTCATGTGAAACATTCTAGCAATGTTTGAACCTAATGCGGCACCTGTAGCAACGGTTGGTCCCTCTAATCCAACCGAACCACCAAAACCAACGGTTAAAGGTGCTGTTAAAATAGAACCAAACATTTGAAAGGGTTTCATAATCGCTTTACGTTTAGAAATGGCGTAAAGTGTAGATGGTATACCGTGACTCACCTTATGCCTTATAATATATTTTATACTTAAATATACTAGGCTTAAACCCAAAATTGGAAACAAAAAATAAAAGGCATGATGGTATTCTTTTACTAGTTTAGTTTCTAATAAATGTTGGATAAAGTGAGTTAAATTCTTTAGAACTACTGCACCCATCCCAGCGATGAAACCAATAATAATACTTAATAGCATTACAAATTGCTTTTTGGAAATATGTTTGGCTCTCCAAATAAGTATTTGTTTTAAAATGGTTTGTTTAGGCATGGCTATGGAACTAAAAAATCCTGCTTATGCAGGATTTTAAAATTATGATTTTAAGTTAAGTTTTAAGCTTAACTCTGTTAATTGTTTATCGTCAATAGGAGCAGGAGCATCAATCATAACATCGCGTCCTGAATTGTTTTTTGGAAATGCAATAAAATCTCGAATAGTTTCTTGGCCTCCTAATATGGCAACCAATCTGTCTAATCCAAAAGCTAAACCGCCGTGAGGTGGCGCTCCGTATTGAAAGGCATCCATTAAAAAGCCAAATTGTGCTTTTGCTTCTTCTTCAGAAAAACCTAAATGTTTAAACATAATGGCTTGGGTTTCTTTATCGTGAATACGAATAGAACCGCCTCCAATTTCGTTTCCGTTTAAAACTAAATCGTATGCATTGGCTTTTACTTCACCTGGGTTAGAATCTAATAATTCTATTTGCCCTGGTTTTGGTGATGTAAAAGGATGATGCATGGCGTGGTAATGTCCGGTTTCTTCATCTAATTCTAAAAGAGGGAAGTCGATAACCCAAAGTGGAGCAAATACCTTCGGATCACGCAATCCTAAACGCTCTGCTAATTCCATACGCAAAGCACTTAATTGCGCGCGTACTTTGTTTTTATCTCCAGAAAGCACACAAACTAAGTCGCCTGGTTTGGCACCCGTAACTTCTGCCCATTTTGCTAAATCGTCTTGATCGTAAAATTTATCTACTGAAGATTTGAAGCTTCCATCGTCATTACAACGTGAGTAAATCATGCCTAAAGCACCAACTTGAGGACGCTTAATCCAATCTATTAGTTTATCAATTTCTTTTCTTGTGTAGCTATTTCCACCTGGCACTGCAATACCCACAACCAATTCTGCATTATTAAAAACACCAAATTCTTTATGTTGTGTTACCGCGTTTAATTCACCAAATTCCATCCCAAAACGGATGTCTGGTTTATCGTTTCCGTATAAACGCATGGCATCATCGTAAAGCATTCTTGGGAATTTTTCAACATCTACACCGTTCACTTCTTTTAATAAATGACGGGTTAAACCTTCAAAAACATTTAAAATATCTTCTTGGTCAACAAAGGCCATTTCACAATCTATTTGTGTAAATTCTGGCTGACGGTCGGCACGTAAATCTTCATCTCTAAAGCATTTTACAATTTGAAAATACTTATCCATACCACCAACCATAAGCAATTGCTTAAAGGTTTGAGGCGATTGTGGAAGGGCGTAAAATTCACCGGCATTCATACGAGAAGGTACTACAAAATCTCTCGCGCCTTCTGGAGTTGACTTTATTAAATAAGGCGTTTCAACTTCGATAAAACCTTCTTTAGAAAGATAATTTCTAACTTCTTGAGAAACTTTCGATCTAAAAATTAAACTATTTTTTACCGGATTACGACGAATATCTAAATAGCGATATTTCATTCTAATATCCTCACCACCATCAGTTTTATCTTCAATAGTAAATGGAGGTAATATTGATTCGTTTAGAATTTTTAGTTCGGAAACTAATATTTCTATATCTCCTGTTGGTATTTTTGAGTTTTTTGAAGCGCGTTCAATAACCGTTCCTTTAACTTGGATTACAAACTCGCGGCCTAAGTTTTGAGCTTGTTCTATTAAGTCTTTACTGGTGCGTTCTTCATCAAAAACCAATTGAGTAATACCGTAACGGTCGCGTAAATCGACCCAAACAATAAAACCTTTATCTCTAGATTTTTGAACCCAACCAGATAGGGTTACTTCTGTATTAATATGTGTGGCTGTTAATTCGCCGCAATTATGACTTCTGTACATGTGTTGTAAAATTGAGGTGCAAATTTAATGAAATAGGGCGGAGTATAAATTTTTATAATTGTTTTTTTGATTAAATGAAGAGATAAAATTGAATCGCTATAATCTCTATGAAGTTTGTTTGGAAATGATAAATTGATAAGTTTTTTATCTAAACCTTGGGAATATCATGGTTTTTTGTAATTAACATTGCTAAAAAAACATATACGTGAGTAATATTTTACTAAATTTATGTTAACAAAATGATAATATGCATATATTAGTGGCAACTAACTTTAAATTAATTAACATTATGAGTAGAATTTTAAACACAAAATGGTTGATGTTGCTATTGTTTTTAGGAGCCCCTTTTTCTATACTTGCACAGCAAGTATCAGGTGTTGTTAGGGATGACTCTGGCACATTGCCGGGCGTATCCGTTGTTGTGCAGGGGACTGCTACAGGAACCACAACAGATTTTGATGGAAAGTATGCTATTAATGCTGGTAAAGGTGCTGTTTTAGTATTTTCTTATGTGGGATATGAAACTCAAGAAAATGCCGTTACCGGAAATAAAATGAATGTAACCATGCAATCGGGAGTTGCCTTAGATGCTGTGGTTTTAACAGGAAACAGGGCGAAGCCAAGAACAATATTAGATTCTCCTGTGCCTATAGATAATATTGGGTTAGAGGAAATGAGAAAAACAGGACAACCTACAATAGATAAAATGTTGACTTACAAAGTACCATCATTTAACTCTACAACTCAAACCATATCTGATGCAACAGCTCATTTTGATCCAGCAGATTTACGTGGTTTAGGACCAAGTAGAACGTTGGTTTTGGTAAATGGAAAGCGTAAAAACCAAAGTGCCTTAGTTTATATAAACGATACGCCGGGAAAAGGTGAGGTAGGTGTAGATTTAAAAAGTATTCCTGCCGCAGCTATTGAACGTATTGAGGTTTTACGTGATGGTGCTTCTGCTCAGTACGGATCGGATGCGATAGCAGGTGTGATTAACATGGTGCTAAAAAAGAATGTAGAATACACTACGGTAAATGTAAAATCGGGTGTAACTACGGAAGGTGATGGTTTTAATTATGGAATTGATTTAAATACAGGGTTGTCGGGTGAAAACGGTGGTTATTTAAATGTGACTGCTGGGTATTATGAACAAAAAAAAACAAATAGACCAGGAAGTCCTGGCACAGATGTTTTAATAGGTGTGGGGGCCGATGATCCAACATGGGGATCGTGGTTAGCTGATAATCCAGATTTAGGTATGAATGTTGGGCAACCAGAACAAAAAACACTTGATTTGTTTTTTAATGCGGGAATTCCTTTTAAAAATGATTCGGGTGAGTTTTATACGTTTGGTGGAGTAACCTCTAGACAAGGAAAAAGTTTTGCGTTATACAGAGCACCTTACTGGGTTGGGGATCCATATAATTTATTGCATGAATCTGGTTCGGATTATAATGGTTTTCAACCAACTTTTGAAACAGATATTTTGGATAATAACTTAACAGCCGGAGTAAAATGGAAACTATTTAATTTTGATGTTGATTTTAGTGGAACTTACGGGAGAAACAGAATTGATTACGATGTGAACAACACGTTAAATCCAGATTTAGGAGCAAACAGTCCAACTGAGTTTGGTGTTGGAGGATATACGTTTAGTAACTCGTTGGCTAATCTAGATTTTTCAAGAAGTTTAGGGCAACTTAATATTGCTTTTGGAGCAGAAATTAAACAAGAAAATTTTTCTGCAAGAGCAGGAGACCCAGCGTCTTATTATAACCCTACAGGAAATGGTAATGCACAATCTTTTCCTGGTTTACAACCTTCTAATGCTGTGCGCGCCGATAGACATAATTATGGTGTTTATGGAGATTTAGAATGGGAACCAACCGATGCTTTATTGATTGGTGGCGCTATTCGTTACGAAGATTTTAGTGATTTTGGAGATAATGTTTCATGGAAGGTTAGTGGGCGTTATTCTTTAGGAGATAAAGGGGCGTTAAGAGCTTCTTATAGTACAGGGTTTAGAGCACCATCGTTACATCAAATATATTTAAGTAATGTGCAAACTTTGGTTTCTGGAGGTAGTATTTCAAACCAAGGAACATTTAATAATGTAGATCCTATTATTAGAGAAGATTTAGGTGTGCCTCAGCTTACTGCGGAAACATCTAAAAATATTTCAGCCGGTATTACTTATAAAATTAAGCCTAATTTATCGGTTTCGGCAGATTTCTATAATGTAAAAGTAGACGATCGTGTTTTGTTTACAGGAGAAATTGGTTTCGACGGGGATGCCTCATCAATAAACCCTGTGGAAACTGTATTAATTGCTAATTCTATTACTAGTTTAAAGTTTTTCGTGAATGCAGTAAATACAAATACCTCAGGTGTTGATTTAGTTGTTAACTATACTAATATCGAATTAGGTAAAGGTATTTTGAATGCAGCTTTAGCTGCTAATTTTAACGAAACTACAATTGAAGGAGAGATTGATACACCTCCTATATTTGCTGCAAACGGTTATGATATTTTTAATAGAAAGGAGCAATCTAGAATTACTTCATCTAGACCTAAGTCTAAAGTGTTATTAGGTTTGGATTATAATATAAGTAAATGGAATTTTATATTGAACAATACTTATTTTGGAGAGGTTAGCTGGCAACATTCTAACAATGGTTTAAATGGAGCAGATTTTGGAGATGGACCATTGCCTTTAGATGATGCTGCTTACGATCAAACTTTTGCTGGTAAAGTAATTACAGATTTAATTATTGGTTATGAGTTTAGCGAAAAGGTTTCGGCTAATATTTCGGTAAATAACTTACTTAATGTTTATCCAGATGAAATAGATACAAAAGGTGATTTTGTTACGGATCTTGGTGGGCGTTTTAAATATCCTTGGGAAGTAAATCAATTTGGATTTAATGGAACGGTTTTAAATGCGAGTATAGCGTTTAAGTTTTAGAGCAAATATAATCTGCTTGTAATTAGTTTTGTAGGCAAAGTATTTAATTGAATTTTTTTATATAGAAAGCCCCATAATTTGGAGTTTATTCTAAATTATGGGGCTTTCTATATATTATAGTAGATTTTTTTAAAAGTTTAAATAATTCTTTAGAATAAAAATAAACGTCTATTTAACGCTTTTTTTGTTTAATTTATAGTTTTTTTATTTCGTTATGTCATTGTAGTTCATTTAGTTATGAATATTGATGAATTCTCAGTAAATTTAATAAAGTGTTAAAAATATTATTGCAATTACGGGTCTTTTGTTATTAAAATAGAATTTATCGGTGTTATATTATTTCGCTAAGTAGCTAGTTTGTAAGATAATATGCATATATTAGCTAGAACTAATTCAAAATAAATTATAACTATGATTAAAATTCTACATTTAAAATGTCTGATGTTTCTATTTTTTATAGGTTTATCAGGAGAGGCAATAGCCCAAGAAGTTTCAGGAACTGTAACGGATGATTCTGGTGCCTTACCAGGAGTTTCTGTAATTGTAAAAGGTACCTCAACAGGTACAACCACAGATTTTGACGGAAAGTACACTATAAGTGCGAGTAAAGGCGCTATTTTGGTGTTTTCATACGTTGGTTATGAAACACAAGATAAAAAAGTTCATGGACATGTCGTGAACGCAACCATGCAATCTGGTGTAGCATTAAATGAGGTTGTTTTAATTGGTTCTAGAAATAAGTCTAGAACTTCAATTGATACCCCAGTACCGGTGGATGTTATTGATATGTCTGAGATTGCTACATCTGGACCTCAAACAACAATAACTGAAATTTTAAATTATGTTGCTCCGTCGTTTACATCAACAACTCAAACTGTTTCAGATGGAACAGATCATGTGGATCCGGCGTCATTAAGAGGTTTAGGGCCAGATCAAGTTTTAGTTCTAATTAATGGAAAAAGAAGACACAAATCTTCATTAGTAAATGTAAATGGTACTGTTGGAACGGGTACTGTTGGAACAGATATGAACTCAATTCCTACTGCTTCAATAGAAAGAATAGAAGTTTTAAGAGATGGCGCAGCAGCTCAATATGGATCTGATGCCATTGCTGGTGTTATTAACCTTGTTCTTAAAAAAGCAACGAATGAATTAACCTTAAATGTTAACTCGGGTGCAAATATGAGTAAGCATTCTAATCAGTATAATGATGGAGGTACAGATGGAGAAAAATTCCAGTTAGATGCTAACTATGGTTTAGACTTAGGAGATAATGGAGGTTATATTAATTTTACGGGGTCTTTAAGTACAAGAGGAGCAACCAATAGAAGTGATTCAATGGGACAGCCTATTTATACTATGTTTGATATTGCAACAAGAACATTAGGATATGATGCGGCTTATGCTATGGATCCTAGTGATTTAGCTAATTACGTGGCTGGATTAGATCCAACATTACAAGCTGTTTATGATAGCGGTGTTATTGCGGGCGATTCTTTTTTAGATATTATTAGTTCGGATTCTGCAACTTTTATTGGTGATACATCAAATGCAGCTCCAATTTCAGATTACGAATTAGCGCAACGTGGTTTAACACGTGATGATTTTAGAATGAAAGTTGGACAATCTAAATTAAGAAGTGGACAATTTATGATGAATATGGAGATTCCTTTAGATGATAATGGCTCTGCTATTTATTCTTTTGGAGGCATGAGCTTTAGAGATGGTTCGGCGGCAGGTTTTTATAGAAGACCAGCTTATACAGATGGTAGAGCTAATACTGAAGCTTTTCCGAATGGGTTTTTACCGCATATAGCTTCCCGTGTTATAGATAAATCTATAGCTGCTGGTATTAAAGGTAAAATAGGTGATTGGGATATAGATTTCTCTAACACTTATGGTGTGAATAGTTTCGATTTCACCATTAAAAACACGGTTAATGCAACTTTAGGAGCTTCTTCTCCAACAGAATTTGAAGCTGGTGGCTTTTCATTTGCGCAAAACACTACAAATTTTGATTTGTCAAATTTTTATGAAGATACTTTTGAAGGTTTAAATGTAGCTTTTGGTGCTGAATATAGGCTTGAAAATTATCAATTAGTTGCTGGTGAAGAGGCTTCGTATTCAAAATATGATACAAATGGAGAAATTGTTACAAACTACACAGACCCGAGTAATCTTGTAACCAGTTATTTTGGTGAAGGTGTTCCTGGTGGAGCTCAGGTTTTTCCTGGATATAGACCAGAAAATGAAGTAGATCAAAATAGAAATAGTTTTGCTGCTTATGTTGATTTAGAAGCAGATTTTACAGAAGCTTTTTTATTGAGTGCAGCATTGCGTTACGAGAATTTTAATGATTTTGGAAAAACCTTTAACTGGAAGTTGTCTTCTAGATATAAATTATCTGAGAATACGGCAATTCGTGCAGCAATAAGTACTGGATTTAGAGCTCCAGATTTACATCAAATTTATTTTAATGCTACAGCAACACAATTTGTTGGAGGTATTCCAATTGAGCAAGGGACTTTTGCAAACAATAGTAGATTGGCTGATTTGTTGTTAATACCTGAGTTGGAAGAGGAAACTTCATTTAATGCAAGTTTAGGGTTTACTGCAAAAATACCGAGTGCTGGTTTAAAAATTACTATCGACGGTTATATTGTAAATGTTGATGATAGAGTAGGTATAACAAGAAGTTATACACCATCCACAACGGAGCAACAAGCAATTTTTGATGCTGCGGCTGCTGGTGCTGCTAAATTTTTTACCAATGGTTATGATACGGAGTCTAGAGGGCTAGATATTGTAATAGATCATAAAACTAGTATTGGTACAAATGGGACTTTAAATAATATATTATCTGGAACATTTTCTAAAACTGAAGTGAAGAATGTTAAATCTATTCTTGGAACAGAAATTTTAGATGAAACCCTTAAAGGGTATATTGAAGATGCTATGCCTAGAGCTAAAGTGAATTTGACAAATAATTATTCGAATGGTGATTGGAATTTTATGTTGCGTAATGTGTATTTTGGTTCTGTAAACGATCCGGATTTTAGAGGATCCGCTACTCCAGTTACATATGGCGAAAAAATTATTACCGATTTATCTTTAACATATAATTTCTCGGATAATTTAAAACTTACAGCAGGTGCAAATAACCTGTTGGACGTTTATCCAGACGAAGTTCCTTTTGAAGGTTCTCAATACGGAGATCAATTTATTTTCTCTCGTAGAACTTCTCAATTTGGTTTTAATGGACGTTATGTTTTTGGTAGATTAACGTTTACTTTAAAATAATAAAAAGTATTTATTAATATTATTAAAAGCCTCGTAAATCTATAGATTTACGAGGCTTTTTTGTTGAGGTATAGTTTTAAAGCAAGGGGTTTAATATGAATAATAGCTTATTGTAAAATTAAGAAATAGTATTTCGTTTGGTTATAGTTATTAACTTTTTCAAGCTGTGCTAAAGCTCGTTTTTGTCTAAAGTAAATATCGTATTCATTTACACTTCAACTAAAACAATATTAATTAAAAACCCAGACGTTTCAATTAAGAAAGTCTGGGTTTTCGCTATTAATCGAGTTAGTCACACAATTAAATTAATCTATATTTGTGCCAATTTTATCGACATTTTTATATTTAGCAGCTCTGTTTTTAAATAGCCACATTTTAAATTGTGTTACTAAATAAAACAGAATTGGTACAATAATTAGAGTTAAAAAGGTGGCTACAAAAAGCCCATATATAACCGTCCATGCTAATGGTCCCCAGAATATAACGTTATCTCCACCTACATAAACGTTAGCATCAAAATCGCTAAGAAATGTAAAGAAGTTAATATTTAAACCTGTTGCCAATGGAATTAAACCTAGTATTGTTGTTATTGCGGTTAATAAAACTGGACGTAAACGTGCTTTTCCACCTTTAACTATGGCTTCTAGAAGTTCACTGTTTTCAATGTATTGATCTTCTTCTAAATCGTGTTCAATCTTTTTTCTATCAATTAAAAGCTGTGTGTAATCTAAAAGTACCACACCGTTATTTACCACAATTCCTGCTAGAGATATAATTCCCATCATGGTCATCATAATAACAAAAGAACTTCCAGTAATTACAATACCACCAAATACCCCTATTAAACTAAGGAAGATTGCTAACATGATAATAGCTGGTTTTGAAACCGAGTTAAATTGAAATATTAGAATGAAGAAAATTAAACCTAAACCGGTGAAAAATGCACCAAGTAAAAAAGCCATTTGTTTGTTTTGTTCTTCAATTTGTCCCGTATAATCAATTTTAACTTGGTCTGGCTTTGCGGTGAATCCTCTCATTTCATTTCTAATTTTTGAAACAATAGCACCTGCATCTGTAAATCCTGGAGCTAAGGCTGAATAAAGAGTTACTACACGTTTTACATCTCGATGTTTAATGGCACTAAAGCCTGAGTTGTTTTTTTGTTTAGCAACCGTAGAAACAGGTATTTCTTTTATTTGACCAGAAGCCATATCTCTAAACGTTATTTTTTGATTAAAAATTGCGCTTGTGTTGTATCTGTTTTCTTCATTAAAGCGCACATAGATATCATAGTCATCTCCATCTTTTTTATAAATGCCCGCTTTTGCACCAAAAATAGAGTTACGAAGTTGTTGGCCAACTTGGCTTGCAGTTACGCCTAATTCTCCTGCTTTTTTTCTATCAACAACCACTTGCATGGATGGCTTAGACTTGTTAACATCAATTTTTAACTCATCAATACCTTGAATATTTTTTGAATTAATAAAATCGCGCATTTTTTCGGCGGTGTTTATCAATTCAGTATAATCTTCACCTTCTAATTCTATATTTATTGGGTATCCTGCAGGAGGTCCAACGGCATCTTTTTCAACGGAGATAGCAACACCTGGGTAAATATCTTTCAAGTCTGCTTGTACCTTTTTTAGTAACTCGTTACTATCTTGGCCGCGTCTAAACTTAAACTCACGCATCGATGCTGTAATTTTAGCACGATGTGGCATTTCGGCTGCAGAACCACCATCGGTTTGTGGGTTTCCGGCGCCTTCACCAACTTGAGATACAGCACTTTCGGTTAAGAAATTGTAGTCTCCATCTTTGTAAATAGGATCGTTAATGATTTTGTAAACACGTTGTTCTATATCTTTCGTGATGGTATTTGTTTTTTTAATATCGGTACCTTCAGGATATTCTATGTAAACAATAATTTGGTTAGGCGTATTGGCTGGAAAAAACTCTACTTTGGTACGCTGATTACTAACTGACGACCCAAAGCCCATAAACGCAATAAATAGTAAAATGACGGTGGCAATAGTTATAAAAATTGGTTTTTTACCACTTAAGGCGAAGCGTAATGATTTTTCATATGTGCGTTCCCAAATAGGTAAAAGATTATTTTGAAAACTATTGGTCCATTTTCTTAAAAACAGTCTGAATATCCAAAGTAAAATTACTGTGATAATCATAAGTGTTCCTAAACCTTTATAGCTTCCACCAAAGATGAAAATCAAAACACCTAATACACTTAGGATTATAGTTATTCTAAAAATTTGTTTTAATGGCATATCTACATCTTCAATAGTCATAAATTGAGAGACAATTACCGAGTTAAAAAATATCGCAACAAATAAAGATGATCCTAAAACAACGGATAACGTTATTGGAAAGTATATCATGAATTGCCCCATAACACCTGGCCATAAACCTAAAGGAATAAATGCTGCAACCGTTGTAGCTGTTGATATGATAATAGGAAAAGCAATTTCTCCAATACCTTTTTTAGCCGCTTCTATACGGGTCATGCCTTCATCACTCATTAGTCGGTGTACGTTTTCTACAACAACAATACCGTTATCGACCAGCATACCTAAGCCCATAATTAACCCGAA from Algibacter sp. L1A34 includes these protein-coding regions:
- a CDS encoding efflux RND transporter permease subunit; the protein is MTDKKKSVDKEFWLSTWAINNKTTMYVLIATILFLGTGAYFSMPRENFPEIKETKIYISSIYPGNTAEDIEKLITDPIEDQIKTISNIVEITSTSQEDYSIVIVEFDESISVEAAKSKIKDEIDSKTASEDWPSFNGAKVEPDVFDLSISEETPIVNINISGDYPTDKLKEFGEYLQDEIESLQEIKKVDIRGAQDKEVEVAVDIYKMMAAQVSFSDIINTINSENLTMSAGNLITSGQRRTIRILGEIEDPKELESFVVKSEGYNPIYLKDVASVTFKDEDRTTYAREFGHPVVMLDVKKRAGKNMVAAAEQIQIIVDDAIANVFPPDLTVSIANDQSSKTIGQVDDLVNNIIFGIILVVTVLMFFMGFKSALFVGFAIPMSMFMSLMILELLGYTMNTMILFGLIMGLGMLVDNGIVVVENVHRLMSDEGMTRIEAAKKGIGEIAFPIIISTATTVAAFIPLGLWPGVMGQFMIYFPITLSVVLGSSLFVAIFFNSVIVSQFMTIEDVDMPLKQIFRITIILSVLGVLIFIFGGSYKGLGTLMIITVILLWIFRLFLRKWTNSFQNNLLPIWERTYEKSLRFALSGKKPIFITIATVILLFIAFMGFGSSVSNQRTKVEFFPANTPNQIIVYIEYPEGTDIKKTNTITKDIEQRVYKIINDPIYKDGDYNFLTESAVSQVGEGAGNPQTDGGSAAEMPHRAKITASMREFKFRRGQDSNELLKKVQADLKDIYPGVAISVEKDAVGPPAGYPINIELEGEDYTELINTAEKMRDFINSKNIQGIDELKIDVNKSKPSMQVVVDRKKAGELGVTASQVGQQLRNSIFGAKAGIYKKDGDDYDIYVRFNEENRYNTSAIFNQKITFRDMASGQIKEIPVSTVAKQKNNSGFSAIKHRDVKRVVTLYSALAPGFTDAGAIVSKIRNEMRGFTAKPDQVKIDYTGQIEEQNKQMAFLLGAFFTGLGLIFFILIFQFNSVSKPAIIMLAIFLSLIGVFGGIVITGSSFVIMMTMMGIISLAGIVVNNGVVLLDYTQLLIDRKKIEHDLEEDQYIENSELLEAIVKGGKARLRPVLLTAITTILGLIPLATGLNINFFTFLSDFDANVYVGGDNVIFWGPLAWTVIYGLFVATFLTLIIVPILFYLVTQFKMWLFKNRAAKYKNVDKIGTNID